A single window of Nasonia vitripennis strain AsymCx chromosome 4, Nvit_psr_1.1, whole genome shotgun sequence DNA harbors:
- the LOC100116721 gene encoding kinesin-like protein KIF21A isoform X7, giving the protein MADDSSVRVAVRIRPQVAREVIDMCRICTQVPPGEPQVFLGPDKAFTYDYVFDTNSEQSSIYDTCVARLVDGALDGYNATVLAYGQTGSGKTYTMGTGFDVEIDEEVVGIIPRAIKHLFDGIAEKQARARERAQMPPEFKVTAQFLELYNEDLKDLLEPGGPRGGARIHEDTAGNIHLAGVESRVVTSPQEALEYLRLGALSRTTGSTQMNTQSSRSHAIFTLYVKQQRCIKVEDPDADVDTSSAMETASEFETLTAKFHFVDLAGSERLKRTGATGDRAKEGISINCGLLALGNVISALGDKTKKALHVPYRDSKLTRLLQDSLGGNSQTCMIACVSPSDRDFMETLSTLKYANRARNIKNKVTINQDKSSRTIASLRREIQQLQMELLEYRQGKRVVGEDGMNDAWHENQMLNSELQSLRTRVKALSETVDALTAKNSLLLAEKAAGQWMSSGAAASGGDVTGLVQGYLQEIEELRARLLEAEALYQQLKKRQMHMSAASNPYGDMSHVIHNDSSSILLDAKKELQREKALLASLKNQQAQNSNMSSRDGDDGDMDDTENGQESMSEDESDDDSDRKEEDEEEEAMGRELENLTSNIDVKQRLIQELEQSQRRLQTMKQHYEDKLAQLQLRIRDTQDERDKVLSSLQNQPSAPTEKVKKLRDEYEKKLSAMQKEVKILQSAKKEHARLLKSQTQNENRLRGLRNELAEMKRAKVKLLNKMREEAQRHKENELKRNREIAQLRKESRKNANMIRTLEADKRMKEVVLRRKQEEVTALRKRDRGLSQKVAGRTAPAKVLNPKALKSRWQTFERTITKQALAKQAAAETEKEMERLLQEREELGRELERLKKHKLVVASTKEDTTDLDEEIDNVTSKINYLQDSISECQRAMVVMGDGDGEVDEDPGVEALLSTIRTVDEAQYLMQRMLAFTIEQSYIAAQKQVEARDMATRLNQVAQESDVQHQLLEHVLRDRDLLSLTNSNNTNNTNTVAYSPPSSRSSSPDNSESLTQSIGGDDKPRSIKVRRRTTQPQELLYGISTSTENQKNEDQNQNQHQNHNHPLTRVPSAPGSLKGLVLARNQYGSGLIGSPTLSRRDSTSPRPLRRALHAGGGSMEQVAHMDISSPPGSPTTYRRFNSREENVFSRLTASRQTLHVEHQPTKGVISNYQGKTVPRAILHCTHVAEGHSKAVLSICATNDLLFSGSKDRTVKVWDLGTGIESTTLSGHPNNVVVVKYSSVHRLLFSVSAAYVKVWDLRAGNSCIKTLFSSGQAQSGPLNLSTPSRTLQMPVGETTINDLALGLDDRELYTASSDKVRIWDLRKLAYVGKLSTPHAAAVMCLSVSDDGRVITGSKDHLISLVEPNMSGQSLSLSPPHYDGVQCLATYGNTLFSGSRDMCIKRWDLSRMELVQSLNNAHKDWILGLCLINSGSVMISGCRGGILRAWTVPNFGDHAGECSLLGEVRAHTSAINATVTNQQHIFTASNSGEVKLWRIPDSSLTMSTSTVSL; this is encoded by the exons ATGGCCGACGATTCCAGCGTGCGCGTCGCAGTGCG GATCCGACCGCAAGTGGCGCGCGAGGTGATCGACATGTGCCGCATCTGCACGCAGGTGCCTCCGGGCGAGCCCCAGGTCTTCCTGGGCCCGGACAAGGCCTTCACCTACGACTACGTCTTCGACACGAACTCGGAGCAGAGCTCGATCTACGATACGTGCGTCGCGAGGCTGGTCGACGGCGCCCTCGACGGCTACAACGCGACTGTTTTGGCCTACGGTCAGACCGGCTCCGGCAAGACCTACACTATGGGCACTGGATTCGACGTTGAGATCGACGAAGAGGTCGTCGGCATCATACCCAGGGCTATCAAGCATCTGTTCGACGGCATCGCCGAGAAACAGGCCAGGGCTAGGGAACGAGCCCAGATGCCTCCGGAGTTTAAG GTGACCGCCCAGTTCCTGGAACTCTACAACGAAGACCTAAAAGACTTGTTGGAGCCTGGTGGGCCGAGAGGCGGTGCCCGAATCCACGAGGACACGGCGGGCAACATCCACTTGGCCGGCGTCGAGTCTCGCGTCGTCACCAGTCCCCAGGAGGCTCTCGAGTACCTTCGCCTTGGCGCGTTATCGCGTACCACTGGCTCCACCCAGATGAACACCCAGTCGTCGCGGTCGCACGCCATCTTTACGCTCTACGTCAAGCAGCAGCGATGCATCAAAGTCGAGGATCCCGACGCCGACGTGGATACGTCCAGCGCCATGGAGACCGCCAGCGAGTTTGAGACGCTCACGGCCAAGTTTCATTTCGTCGATCTCGCCGGGTCCGAGAGGCTCAAGAGGACTGGCGCCACTGGGGACAGGGCCAAGGAGGGCATCTCCATCAACTGCGGTCTG CTGGCACTGGGTAACGTTATCTCGGCGCTGGGCGACAAGACGAAGAAGGCCTTGCACGTGCCCTACCGAGACTCGAAGCTTACGAGGCTGCTGCAGGACTCGCTCGGTGGCAACAGCCAGACATGCATGATCGCTTGCGTCTCGCCGAGCGATCGCGATTTCATGGAGACCCTCAGCACGCTCAAGTATGCCAACAGGGCGAGGAACATCAAAAACAAGGTCACCATCAATCAGGACAAGAGCTCGAGGACCATTGCCTCGCTGCGCAGAGAGATACAGCAGTTGCAGATGGAACTGCTCGAGTATCGACAGG gCAAACGCGTGGTCGGCGAGGACGGCATGAACGACGCCTGGCACGAGAACCAGATGCTGAACAGCGAGCTGCAGAGTCTGCGAACTAGAGTCAAGGCTCTCTCGGAAACGGTCGATGCCCTAACAGCGAAGAACTCGTTGCTACTGGCCGAGAAGGCCGCTGGCCAGTGGATGTCCTCGGGAGCGGCTGCCTCTGGGGGAGACGTCACCGGACTGGTGCAGGGCTACCTCCAGGAGATCGAGGAGCTCAGGGCGCGACTGCTCGAAGCCGAGGCGCTTTATCAGCAGCTTAAAAAGCGCCAGATGCAT ATGAGCGCTGCGAGCAATCCTTACGGCGACATGTCGCACGTCATTCACAATGACTCTTCTTCTATACTGCTGGATGCCAAAAAAGAGTTGCAGAGGGAAAAAGCTCTCCTAGCCAGCCTTAAAAATCAACAAGCGCAAAATTCAAATATGAGCAGCAGAGATGGGGACGACGGCGACATGGACGACACAGAAAACGGACAGGAGTCCATGAGCGAAGACGAGTCGGACGATGATTCCGACCGCAAAG AAgaagacgaggaggaggaagccATGGGTCGCGAGCTCGAAAATCTCACGTCCAACATCGACGTCAAGCAGCGACTGATCCAGGAACTCGAGCAATCCCAGAGGCGACTGCAGACCATGAAGCAGCACTACGAGGACAAACTCGCCCAACTCCAACTTCGCATTCGGGACACGCAGGACGAGAGAGACAAGGTTCTGTCCTCCCTCCAGAACCAACCCTCTGCGCCTACAGAGAAGGTGAAGAAACTGCGCGACGAGTACGAAAAGAAGCTCTCGGCCATGCAAAAGGAAGTCAAGATACTGCAGTCCGCTAAGAAAGAACACGCGAGGCTCCTCAAGAGTCAGACGCAGAACGAGAATCGGCTGCGAGGCCTGCGCAACGAGCTGGCCGAGATGAAGCGCGCCAAAGTTAAGCTTCTGAACAAGATGCGCGAGGAGGCGCAGCGCCACAAGGAGAACGAGCTCAAACGTAACCGAGAGATCGCTCAACTACGTAAAGAGAGCCGGAAAAACGCCAACATGATCAGGACTCTCGAGGCAGACAAGCGCATGAAGGAGGTAGTCCTCAGGAGAAAGCAGGAAGAAGTCACTGCGCTGAGAAAGAGGGACCGGGGACTTAGTCAAAAGGTCGCGGGTAGAACGGCACCGGCCAAGGTTCTTAATCCGAAGGCTCTGAAGAGCCGCTGGCAAACGTTCGAGAGGACCATTACGAAGCAGGCACTGGCAAAGCAGGCTGCAGCCGAGACGGAGAAGGAGATGGAGAGGCTGCTGCAGGAGCGAGAGGAACTCGGCAGGGAACTCGAGAGACTGAAGAAGCACAAGCTCGTCGTCGCGTCAACCAAGGAGGATACGACGGATCTTGACGAGGAGATCGACAACGTCACAAGCAAAATTAATTACTTACAA GACAGTATATCGGAGTGCCAAAGAGCGATGGTAGTAATGGGCGACGGGGACGGCGAGGTCGACGAAGACCCCGGCGTCGAAGCCCTCCTCAGCACGATAAGGACGGTCGACGAGGCGCAATATCTGATGCAACGAATGCTGGCCTTCACCATCGAGCAGAGCTACATTGCCGCGCAGAAGCAAGTCGAGGCGCGCGACATGGCGACGAGACTGAATCAAGTCGCGCAGGAGAGCGACGTCCAGCATCAGCTGCTTGAGCACGTGCTGCGCGATCGCGACCTGCTCTCGCTCACCAACAGCAACAACACTAACAACACCAATACCGTGGCCTACAGTCCGCCGAGTTCTCGCAGTTCGTCACCTGACAA CAGCGAAAGTCTCACGCAGAGCATAGGAGGAGACGACAAGCCCCGAAGTATCAAGGTTCGTCGACGAACCACTCAACCTCAGGAACTGTTGTACGGGATCTCGACAAGTACGGAGAATCAAAAGAACGAGgatcaaaatcaaaaccaGCATCAAAATCACAATCACCCGCTTACGAGGGTTCCCAGCGCACCAGGGAGTTTAAA GGGGTTGGTACTAGCGAGGAATCAGTATGGAAGTGGGTTGATTGGCTCGCCGACTCTAAGCCGTCGCGACAGCACGTCTCCTCGGCCCCTGCGCAGAGCTCTACACGCAGGTGGCGGTTCCAT GGAGCAGGTAGCCCACATGGACATATCGTCGCCGCCGGGCTCACCGACTACCTACAGAAGGTTCAACAGTAGAGAAGAGAACGTCTTCTCGAGGTTGACCGCGAGCAGGCAGACGCTTCACGTCGAGCATCAACCGACCAAAGGAGTCATTTCCAATTACCAAGGAAAA ACGGTTCCCAGGGCGATATTGCACTGCACTCACGTAGCCGAAGGTCACAGTAAAGCCGTCCTGTCGATTTGCGCAACCAATGATTTACTCTTCAGTGGCTCCAAAG ATCGAACTGTGAAGGTTTGGGACTTGGGAACGGGCATCGAGAGCACGACCCTGAGCGGTCACCCGAACAACGTGGTCGTGGTCAAGTACTCGTCGGTGCACCGGTTGCTCTTCAGCGTTTCCGCCGCCTACGTCAAGGTCTGGGATCTGCGAGCAGGTAACAGCTGCATAAAGACGCTGTTTTCATCGGGCCAGGCTCAAAGCGGCCCGTTAAATCTTTCGACGCCTTCGCGGACGCTTCAGATGCCCGTCGGTGAGACGACGATCAATGACTTAGCTTTGGGTCTGGACGACCGCGAGCTCTACACGGCCTCGAGCGACAAGGTGCGCATCTGGGACCTGAGAAAGCTGGCCTACGTGGGCAAACTCAGCACGCCTCACGCGGCCGCCGTCATGTGCCTCAGCGTCTCGGACGATGGTAGGGTCATCACCGGGAGCAAGGATCATCTTATCTCACTCGTCGAGCCGAACATGTCCGGACAGTCGCTGAGCTTGTCGCCGCCTCACTACGACGGTGTGCAGTGCTTGGCTACTTATGGCAACACACTGTTTTCTG GTTCGAGAGATATGTGCATCAAACGCTGGGACTTGAGCAGGATGGAACTGGTCCAGTCTCTGAACAACGCCCACAAAGATTGGATCCTTGGATTGTGCCTTATTAATAGCGGGTCTGTAATGATATCGGGTTGTCGTGGTGGCATCCTCAGGGCGTGGACCGTTCCGAATTTCGGCGACCACGCGGGCGAGTGCTCGCTTCTCGGCGAGGTGCGCGCCCACACCTCGGCCATCAACGCGACTGTCACCAATCAGCAGCACATCTTCACCGCGAGCAA CTCTGGGGAAGTGAAGCTGTGGCGCATACCTGATTCTTCTTTGACCATGTCCACGTCCACAGTTTCTTTATAA
- the LOC100116721 gene encoding kinesin-like protein KIF21A isoform X3, with protein MADDSSVRVAVRIRPQVAREVIDMCRICTQVPPGEPQVFLGPDKAFTYDYVFDTNSEQSSIYDTCVARLVDGALDGYNATVLAYGQTGSGKTYTMGTGFDVEIDEEVVGIIPRAIKHLFDGIAEKQARARERAQMPPEFKVTAQFLELYNEDLKDLLEPGGPRGGARIHEDTAGNIHLAGVESRVVTSPQEALEYLRLGALSRTTGSTQMNTQSSRSHAIFTLYVKQQRCIKVEDPDADVDTSSAMETASEFETLTAKFHFVDLAGSERLKRTGATGDRAKEGISINCGLLALGNVISALGDKTKKALHVPYRDSKLTRLLQDSLGGNSQTCMIACVSPSDRDFMETLSTLKYANRARNIKNKVTINQDKSSRTIASLRREIQQLQMELLEYRQGKRVVGEDGMNDAWHENQMLNSELQSLRTRVKALSETVDALTAKNSLLLAEKAAGQWMSSGAAASGGDVTGLVQGYLQEIEELRARLLEAEALYQQLKKRQMHMSAASNPYGDMSHVIHNDSSSILLDAKKELQREKALLASLKNQQAQNSNMSSRDGDDGDMDDTENGQESMSEDESDDDSDRKEEDEEEEAMGRELENLTSNIDVKQRLIQELEQSQRRLQTMKQHYEDKLAQLQLRIRDTQDERDKVLSSLQNQPSAPTEKVKKLRDEYEKKLSAMQKEVKILQSAKKEHARLLKSQTQNENRLRGLRNELAEMKRAKVKLLNKMREEAQRHKENELKRNREIAQLRKESRKNANMIRTLEADKRMKEVVLRRKQEEVTALRKRDRGLSQKVAGRTAPAKVLNPKALKSRWQTFERTITKQALAKQAAAETEKEMERLLQEREELGRELERLKKHKLVVASTKEDTTDLDEEIDNVTSKINYLQDSISECQRAMVVMGDGDGEVDEDPGVEALLSTIRTVDEAQYLMQRMLAFTIEQSYIAAQKQVEARDMATRLNQVAQESDVQHQLLEHVLRDRDLLSLTNSNNTNNTNTVAYSPPSSRSSSPDNSESLTQSIGGDDKPRSIKVRRRTTQPQELLYGISTSTENQKNEDQNQNQHQNHNHPLTRVPSAPGSLKGLVLARNQYGSGLIGSPTLSRRDSTSPRPLRRALHAGGGSMEQVAHMDISSPPGSPTTYRRFNSREENVFSRLTASRQTLHVEHQPTKGVISNYQGKTVPRAILHCTHVAEGHSKAVLSICATNDLLFSGSKDRTVKVWDLGTGIESTTLSGHPNNVVVVKYSSVHRLLFSVSAAYVKVWDLRAGNSCIKTLFSSGQAQSGPLNLSTPSRTLQMPVGETTINDLALGLDDRELYTASSDKVRIWDLRKLAYVGKLSTPHAAAVMCLSVSDDGRVITGSKDHLISLVEPNMSGQSLSLSPPHYDGVQCLATYGNTLFSGSRDMCIKRWDLSRMELVQSLNNAHKDWILGLCLINSGSVMISGCRGGILRAWTVPNFGDHAGECSLLGEVRAHTSAINATVTNQQHIFTASNDGTVRLWNYNKRDNRTFQRSNSLKC; from the exons ATGGCCGACGATTCCAGCGTGCGCGTCGCAGTGCG GATCCGACCGCAAGTGGCGCGCGAGGTGATCGACATGTGCCGCATCTGCACGCAGGTGCCTCCGGGCGAGCCCCAGGTCTTCCTGGGCCCGGACAAGGCCTTCACCTACGACTACGTCTTCGACACGAACTCGGAGCAGAGCTCGATCTACGATACGTGCGTCGCGAGGCTGGTCGACGGCGCCCTCGACGGCTACAACGCGACTGTTTTGGCCTACGGTCAGACCGGCTCCGGCAAGACCTACACTATGGGCACTGGATTCGACGTTGAGATCGACGAAGAGGTCGTCGGCATCATACCCAGGGCTATCAAGCATCTGTTCGACGGCATCGCCGAGAAACAGGCCAGGGCTAGGGAACGAGCCCAGATGCCTCCGGAGTTTAAG GTGACCGCCCAGTTCCTGGAACTCTACAACGAAGACCTAAAAGACTTGTTGGAGCCTGGTGGGCCGAGAGGCGGTGCCCGAATCCACGAGGACACGGCGGGCAACATCCACTTGGCCGGCGTCGAGTCTCGCGTCGTCACCAGTCCCCAGGAGGCTCTCGAGTACCTTCGCCTTGGCGCGTTATCGCGTACCACTGGCTCCACCCAGATGAACACCCAGTCGTCGCGGTCGCACGCCATCTTTACGCTCTACGTCAAGCAGCAGCGATGCATCAAAGTCGAGGATCCCGACGCCGACGTGGATACGTCCAGCGCCATGGAGACCGCCAGCGAGTTTGAGACGCTCACGGCCAAGTTTCATTTCGTCGATCTCGCCGGGTCCGAGAGGCTCAAGAGGACTGGCGCCACTGGGGACAGGGCCAAGGAGGGCATCTCCATCAACTGCGGTCTG CTGGCACTGGGTAACGTTATCTCGGCGCTGGGCGACAAGACGAAGAAGGCCTTGCACGTGCCCTACCGAGACTCGAAGCTTACGAGGCTGCTGCAGGACTCGCTCGGTGGCAACAGCCAGACATGCATGATCGCTTGCGTCTCGCCGAGCGATCGCGATTTCATGGAGACCCTCAGCACGCTCAAGTATGCCAACAGGGCGAGGAACATCAAAAACAAGGTCACCATCAATCAGGACAAGAGCTCGAGGACCATTGCCTCGCTGCGCAGAGAGATACAGCAGTTGCAGATGGAACTGCTCGAGTATCGACAGG gCAAACGCGTGGTCGGCGAGGACGGCATGAACGACGCCTGGCACGAGAACCAGATGCTGAACAGCGAGCTGCAGAGTCTGCGAACTAGAGTCAAGGCTCTCTCGGAAACGGTCGATGCCCTAACAGCGAAGAACTCGTTGCTACTGGCCGAGAAGGCCGCTGGCCAGTGGATGTCCTCGGGAGCGGCTGCCTCTGGGGGAGACGTCACCGGACTGGTGCAGGGCTACCTCCAGGAGATCGAGGAGCTCAGGGCGCGACTGCTCGAAGCCGAGGCGCTTTATCAGCAGCTTAAAAAGCGCCAGATGCAT ATGAGCGCTGCGAGCAATCCTTACGGCGACATGTCGCACGTCATTCACAATGACTCTTCTTCTATACTGCTGGATGCCAAAAAAGAGTTGCAGAGGGAAAAAGCTCTCCTAGCCAGCCTTAAAAATCAACAAGCGCAAAATTCAAATATGAGCAGCAGAGATGGGGACGACGGCGACATGGACGACACAGAAAACGGACAGGAGTCCATGAGCGAAGACGAGTCGGACGATGATTCCGACCGCAAAG AAgaagacgaggaggaggaagccATGGGTCGCGAGCTCGAAAATCTCACGTCCAACATCGACGTCAAGCAGCGACTGATCCAGGAACTCGAGCAATCCCAGAGGCGACTGCAGACCATGAAGCAGCACTACGAGGACAAACTCGCCCAACTCCAACTTCGCATTCGGGACACGCAGGACGAGAGAGACAAGGTTCTGTCCTCCCTCCAGAACCAACCCTCTGCGCCTACAGAGAAGGTGAAGAAACTGCGCGACGAGTACGAAAAGAAGCTCTCGGCCATGCAAAAGGAAGTCAAGATACTGCAGTCCGCTAAGAAAGAACACGCGAGGCTCCTCAAGAGTCAGACGCAGAACGAGAATCGGCTGCGAGGCCTGCGCAACGAGCTGGCCGAGATGAAGCGCGCCAAAGTTAAGCTTCTGAACAAGATGCGCGAGGAGGCGCAGCGCCACAAGGAGAACGAGCTCAAACGTAACCGAGAGATCGCTCAACTACGTAAAGAGAGCCGGAAAAACGCCAACATGATCAGGACTCTCGAGGCAGACAAGCGCATGAAGGAGGTAGTCCTCAGGAGAAAGCAGGAAGAAGTCACTGCGCTGAGAAAGAGGGACCGGGGACTTAGTCAAAAGGTCGCGGGTAGAACGGCACCGGCCAAGGTTCTTAATCCGAAGGCTCTGAAGAGCCGCTGGCAAACGTTCGAGAGGACCATTACGAAGCAGGCACTGGCAAAGCAGGCTGCAGCCGAGACGGAGAAGGAGATGGAGAGGCTGCTGCAGGAGCGAGAGGAACTCGGCAGGGAACTCGAGAGACTGAAGAAGCACAAGCTCGTCGTCGCGTCAACCAAGGAGGATACGACGGATCTTGACGAGGAGATCGACAACGTCACAAGCAAAATTAATTACTTACAA GACAGTATATCGGAGTGCCAAAGAGCGATGGTAGTAATGGGCGACGGGGACGGCGAGGTCGACGAAGACCCCGGCGTCGAAGCCCTCCTCAGCACGATAAGGACGGTCGACGAGGCGCAATATCTGATGCAACGAATGCTGGCCTTCACCATCGAGCAGAGCTACATTGCCGCGCAGAAGCAAGTCGAGGCGCGCGACATGGCGACGAGACTGAATCAAGTCGCGCAGGAGAGCGACGTCCAGCATCAGCTGCTTGAGCACGTGCTGCGCGATCGCGACCTGCTCTCGCTCACCAACAGCAACAACACTAACAACACCAATACCGTGGCCTACAGTCCGCCGAGTTCTCGCAGTTCGTCACCTGACAA CAGCGAAAGTCTCACGCAGAGCATAGGAGGAGACGACAAGCCCCGAAGTATCAAGGTTCGTCGACGAACCACTCAACCTCAGGAACTGTTGTACGGGATCTCGACAAGTACGGAGAATCAAAAGAACGAGgatcaaaatcaaaaccaGCATCAAAATCACAATCACCCGCTTACGAGGGTTCCCAGCGCACCAGGGAGTTTAAA GGGGTTGGTACTAGCGAGGAATCAGTATGGAAGTGGGTTGATTGGCTCGCCGACTCTAAGCCGTCGCGACAGCACGTCTCCTCGGCCCCTGCGCAGAGCTCTACACGCAGGTGGCGGTTCCAT GGAGCAGGTAGCCCACATGGACATATCGTCGCCGCCGGGCTCACCGACTACCTACAGAAGGTTCAACAGTAGAGAAGAGAACGTCTTCTCGAGGTTGACCGCGAGCAGGCAGACGCTTCACGTCGAGCATCAACCGACCAAAGGAGTCATTTCCAATTACCAAGGAAAA ACGGTTCCCAGGGCGATATTGCACTGCACTCACGTAGCCGAAGGTCACAGTAAAGCCGTCCTGTCGATTTGCGCAACCAATGATTTACTCTTCAGTGGCTCCAAAG ATCGAACTGTGAAGGTTTGGGACTTGGGAACGGGCATCGAGAGCACGACCCTGAGCGGTCACCCGAACAACGTGGTCGTGGTCAAGTACTCGTCGGTGCACCGGTTGCTCTTCAGCGTTTCCGCCGCCTACGTCAAGGTCTGGGATCTGCGAGCAGGTAACAGCTGCATAAAGACGCTGTTTTCATCGGGCCAGGCTCAAAGCGGCCCGTTAAATCTTTCGACGCCTTCGCGGACGCTTCAGATGCCCGTCGGTGAGACGACGATCAATGACTTAGCTTTGGGTCTGGACGACCGCGAGCTCTACACGGCCTCGAGCGACAAGGTGCGCATCTGGGACCTGAGAAAGCTGGCCTACGTGGGCAAACTCAGCACGCCTCACGCGGCCGCCGTCATGTGCCTCAGCGTCTCGGACGATGGTAGGGTCATCACCGGGAGCAAGGATCATCTTATCTCACTCGTCGAGCCGAACATGTCCGGACAGTCGCTGAGCTTGTCGCCGCCTCACTACGACGGTGTGCAGTGCTTGGCTACTTATGGCAACACACTGTTTTCTG GTTCGAGAGATATGTGCATCAAACGCTGGGACTTGAGCAGGATGGAACTGGTCCAGTCTCTGAACAACGCCCACAAAGATTGGATCCTTGGATTGTGCCTTATTAATAGCGGGTCTGTAATGATATCGGGTTGTCGTGGTGGCATCCTCAGGGCGTGGACCGTTCCGAATTTCGGCGACCACGCGGGCGAGTGCTCGCTTCTCGGCGAGGTGCGCGCCCACACCTCGGCCATCAACGCGACTGTCACCAATCAGCAGCACATCTTCACCGCGAGCAA TGATGGAACAGTGAGGCTGTGGAACTACAACAAGAGAGACAACAGGACTTTCCAAAGGAGCAACTCGCTAAAATGCTAG